The genome window TACCGGCGCACCCCCTATGCGGTGGATGCGGCGCTGCTCGTGGCCAAGGCCAATGTCCAGGGCGGCGATCGCAAGAGTGCGAAACAGCAGCTGCAATGGGTGATGGACCAGGCGCGGGACGACCAAAGCCGGGATCTCGCGCGCCTGAATCTCGCCGGCCTGCTCCTCGACGACAGGGAATACGAGGCGGCGCTCAAACTGTTGGAGGCACCGCACAATCCGGCCTTCGACGTCCTCTACCAGGAGCGGCGGGGGGATGTGCTCGCTGCCCAGGGCAAGAACGACGCGGCGCGTGCCGCCTATCGCGCCGCCCTCGAGCGTCTGGCGAAAGAGGCACCGGCGCGTGCCGTGCTGGAAATCAAGCTGGATGCGCTGGAGAGCCGGGGATGAGGTGGCAGGCCCGGCTGGCAGTCATCGGCTGCCTTTTGCTCAACCTGGCGGGCTGCGCCAGCGTGAGCGAACTGTGGGACGACTGGTTTGGCACGTCCGCGCGGCGGGATGTACCGACCCCCCTGTCGGAATTCAAACCGACGGTGCAGTTGAGCCTCAAGCAGGCGACGGTGGGTGCGGGCGGCAATGCCGTGCTGGTGCCGGGGGTGTGGCAGCAATCGGTGTTCGCCGCCTCGGCGGAAGGCCGCCTTGTCCGCTTCGACGCGACACTGGGCCGCGAGCTTTGGCGTCTGGAGCTCAAGGAGCGTCTGTCCGCCGGCGTGGGGGTGGGCCCTGCCGGGGTGGTGGTGGCCGGGCCCAAGGGCGATGTGCTCGCCTTCGATCATGGCGGGCGGCTATTGTGGCGCACGCGGGTGTCCAGCGAGGTGCTGGCCCCTCCCGCGGTGGGCACGGATACGGTTTATGTGCGCGCCCTGGATGGCCGCATCCACGCCCTCGATGCGGCCAGCGGCCAGCGCAAATGGTTCTACCAGCGCAATATTCCGGCGCTCACCGTGCGCAACACGGCCGGCCTGCTCCTCGACCGCAATGGTCTGTTCGCCGGCTTCGGCGGCGGCAAGCTGGTGGCCCTGGAGGCGGCAAGCGGGGCGGTGGCGTGGGAAGCGACGGTGGCGCAGCCACGCGGCGTGAGTGAGCTGGAGCGCATCGCCGATGTCACCAGCACGCCCGTCACCGATGGTCAGCTCATCTGTGCCGCAGCCTTCCAGGGGCGGGTGGCCTGTTTCGACATCAACACGGGCGCGCCCGCCTGGGGGCGGGAGATTTCCAGCTTCACCGGCATTGCCCTCGATGGCCGCAATCTGTACGTGAGCGAGACGAAGGGGGTCGTGCACGTCCTCGACAAGGGCAGTGGGGCGTCGGTGTGGAAGCAGGACAAACTCCTCCACCGCCAGTTGAGTGGGCCGGCGGTCCATCGCGGCTACGTGGTGGTGGGCGATCTCGCCGGCTATGTGCATTTCCTTTCCCGCGAGGATGGCAGCTTCGCCGCGCGGATTGCCACCGACGGCAGTCCCATCCGCGCCACACCCCAGGTGCTGCCCCAGGGCGTCCTGGTCCAGACCCTGAAGGGCGGGTTGTATCTCATCGGCCTCGACTGACGGCCTCCCATGAAACCCACCATCGTCCTCGTCGGCCGGCCCAATGTCGGCAAGTCCACCCTCTTCAACCGCCTCACCCGCTCCCAGGCCGCGCTCGTCGCCGACTGGCCGGGGCTTACCCGCGACCGCCATTACGGCCATGGCCGGGTGGGCGACAAACCTTATCTGGTGGTGGATACCGGTGGCTTCGAACCGGTGGCGACGGAGGGCATTCTCCACCAAATGGCGCGGCAGACGCTCTTGGCCGTGGATGAGGCGGACGCCATCGTTTTCCTCGTGGATGCGCGCCAGGGGCTCACCGGCCAGGACAAGACCATCGCCGACACCCTGCGCCGTTCGGGGCGGCCGGTGTATGTGGCGGTGAACAAGGCGGAGGGGATGGACCGGGCGGCGGTGGCGGCGGAATTCCATGAGCTGGGCCTGGGTGAACCCCTGCCCATCTCGGCGAGCCACGGCGATGGCGTGGCGGAGCTCATGGATATCGTGCTCGCGCCCTTCACCGAGGCGGAGGATGCCGGAGAGCGCGCGCCCGTGCTGCTGGTGACGCAGCGACTTCGCAGCGCCGCCGAAAAGAGCCTCTACGATCTCCGCGACAAGACGGTGCTCGACTTCTCGCCCGACGAGGTGACGGCGATCACGTTCACCAATGAGGGGCGGCGGGTGCGGCTGGTGCGAGAGAGCAAAGCGGAGGAAGGAGCTCAGCCAGGCTGGCGGCTGGTGGAGCCGTTTCGGGCCCGCGCGGACCGCGGCCTGGTCGAGCGGATGTTCAACCTCATCTCCTATCTGCGGGCGGAGGAGTTCGTCAGCGAGCGCCCAGAGCGGCTTCAGCAGTACGGGCTGGCCCCAGCGTGGGGGAGCGTGCGGTTTGAGTTCCCCGGCGGCCGATCGGAGACGCTTTTGTTCGGGCAGCAGATGGAAGTCGGCGCCACCACGCGCTACTTTGCCCGCCGCCCGGAGGGCGGTCCCATCTTCACGATCAACGACAACCTGCCGCGGGAGGCCCGACGTTTTGCGGGGGAGTGGCGGGACCGTCGCGTCACCGACTTCGTCCGAAGCGACGTGGAGCAGTTGCGGCTGATCTCGCCGCAGCGGGCAGTCGTTTGCGTGAAGGTAGGGAAGGACGGCGGCGTCCATTGGCGGCTGGCGGAGTATGCCGGACGGGTCGCCGAAGCGATGGACCTGGGCGCCGCCGCGCGGCTGCCGACGGCGCAGCTCGCCGACCGGGATCGGGTGGAGGAACTGCTGGGAAAGCTGGCGACCCTGGAGG of Burkholderiales bacterium contains these proteins:
- the bamB gene encoding outer membrane protein assembly factor BamB; its protein translation is MRWQARLAVIGCLLLNLAGCASVSELWDDWFGTSARRDVPTPLSEFKPTVQLSLKQATVGAGGNAVLVPGVWQQSVFAASAEGRLVRFDATLGRELWRLELKERLSAGVGVGPAGVVVAGPKGDVLAFDHGGRLLWRTRVSSEVLAPPAVGTDTVYVRALDGRIHALDAASGQRKWFYQRNIPALTVRNTAGLLLDRNGLFAGFGGGKLVALEAASGAVAWEATVAQPRGVSELERIADVTSTPVTDGQLICAAAFQGRVACFDINTGAPAWGREISSFTGIALDGRNLYVSETKGVVHVLDKGSGASVWKQDKLLHRQLSGPAVHRGYVVVGDLAGYVHFLSREDGSFAARIATDGSPIRATPQVLPQGVLVQTLKGGLYLIGLD
- a CDS encoding 50S ribosome-binding GTPase; this translates as MKPTIVLVGRPNVGKSTLFNRLTRSQAALVADWPGLTRDRHYGHGRVGDKPYLVVDTGGFEPVATEGILHQMARQTLLAVDEADAIVFLVDARQGLTGQDKTIADTLRRSGRPVYVAVNKAEGMDRAAVAAEFHELGLGEPLPISASHGDGVAELMDIVLAPFTEAEDAGERAPVLLVTQRLRSAAEKSLYDLRDKTVLDFSPDEVTAITFTNEGRRVRLVRESKAEEGAQPGWRLVEPFRARADRGLVERMFNLISYLRAEEFVSERPERLQQYGLAPAWGSVRFEFPGGRSETLLFGQQMEVGATTRYFARRPEGGPIFTINDNLPREARRFAGEWRDRRVTDFVRSDVEQLRLISPQRAVVCVKVGKDGGVHWRLAEYAGRVAEAMDLGAAARLPTAQLADRDRVEELLGKLATLE
- a CDS encoding tetratricopeptide repeat protein, coding for MAFDLEEQEQLDALKAWWKAHGAKVVVGVLVFAVAVAGYRGWTWYLERQRAEAAQLYSALEQAFVGGDTKKVRALAGEIMERYRRTPYAVDAALLVAKANVQGGDRKSAKQQLQWVMDQARDDQSRDLARLNLAGLLLDDREYEAALKLLEAPHNPAFDVLYQERRGDVLAAQGKNDAARAAYRAALERLAKEAPARAVLEIKLDALESRG